In the Alkaliphilus oremlandii OhILAs genome, one interval contains:
- a CDS encoding 4Fe-4S binding protein — protein sequence MDLSVNFLGLSLKNPIIVSAGPLTGSGSMMRKAIEAGAGAVVTKTIANEIRPNVRPRLVKGREGLHNIELYSGFTLEEWENEIAYAKIHGAVVIANILGHTSSEIAYIAQKVEQFGADAVELGVSCPHGEGLEGVISEPSKLYEFTKAVVDRIKIPVMVKLSSNTVNVVKLARAAEKAGASAISGIDTVRSIAGVDIEKGRVLLPTFGGYSGDAIRPIGLAAIASIAQATSIPICGIGGITNYEHILEYMMLGASTVQVCTSIILNGYEHISTLLDGLNGWMAQHSYRNFDEIKGMALVSLKSFEEIKQEPYVSQPVGNCKSMQCNRCEKSCIWGAIKVNRENVRVDRKLCTGCGLCVSVCPQRIFELRWKD from the coding sequence ATGGATTTATCGGTAAATTTTCTGGGATTGTCCTTAAAAAACCCTATTATTGTATCGGCAGGACCTTTGACAGGTAGTGGGTCAATGATGAGGAAAGCAATAGAAGCCGGAGCTGGGGCAGTGGTTACAAAAACAATAGCAAACGAAATACGTCCAAATGTTAGGCCACGCCTGGTTAAAGGAAGGGAGGGTCTACATAATATTGAATTATATAGCGGTTTTACCCTTGAAGAATGGGAGAATGAAATCGCTTATGCAAAAATCCATGGTGCTGTAGTTATTGCAAATATTCTTGGACATACTTCATCAGAAATTGCCTATATTGCTCAAAAGGTGGAGCAATTTGGAGCAGATGCTGTTGAACTGGGGGTATCCTGCCCACATGGAGAAGGATTGGAAGGCGTAATTTCAGAACCTTCTAAATTATACGAATTCACAAAAGCCGTAGTAGACCGAATCAAAATTCCAGTGATGGTAAAGCTATCATCCAATACTGTGAATGTGGTTAAATTAGCCAGAGCAGCAGAAAAAGCAGGTGCATCTGCTATTAGCGGAATTGATACAGTACGTTCAATTGCAGGGGTAGACATTGAAAAAGGTCGGGTGCTTTTACCAACCTTTGGAGGCTATTCAGGAGATGCAATCCGTCCTATTGGTTTAGCAGCAATCGCTTCTATAGCACAAGCTACCAGCATTCCTATTTGTGGTATCGGTGGAATTACTAATTACGAGCATATTTTAGAATATATGATGCTAGGTGCTTCCACTGTACAAGTATGTACATCTATTATATTAAATGGATATGAACATATAAGTACGTTATTAGATGGATTAAATGGTTGGATGGCACAACATAGCTATAGAAATTTTGACGAAATTAAAGGTATGGCGTTGGTCTCACTAAAATCCTTTGAAGAAATAAAGCAAGAGCCCTATGTTTCACAACCAGTGGGAAACTGTAAGTCCATGCAATGCAATCGATGCGAGAAATCTTGTATTTGGGGAGCCATTAAAGTGAATCGTGAAAACGTTCGCGTGGATAGAAAACTATGTACTGGATGTGGCCTTTGTGTTAGCGTTTGTCCACAACGTATATTTGAGCTGCGTTGGAAGGATTGA
- a CDS encoding LacI family DNA-binding transcriptional regulator: MSNIREVAKKAGVSVATVSRVLNHPESVSAATMELVLDTMNKMQYTPNGFARSLALNRSSTIALLIPNILNPLYPQIAKGVEDVAHQKGYNILLCNTEENGEKERDYLHMLIEKRVGGFILTASQLENKDLQKIKNQNIPFVMIGRNMEEIDENMVFTDYHIGAYEITQHLIDVGYRNIAHITGSLNQIENLQKKKGYETALQEAGMVLRSEYIVEGNNEIEGGYLGAKKLLQLKKRPQAIFAANDLMAIGAIDAIKTSGLNVPGDVAIVGFDDITMASFIEPKLTTISQPVYKMGLIAARLLFESIENRQQEDGFKQKIFVQPKLMVRKSCGHEDRVREIFN, from the coding sequence ATGTCAAATATACGAGAGGTTGCAAAAAAAGCTGGGGTTTCTGTAGCCACTGTTTCCAGGGTTCTAAATCATCCAGAAAGTGTATCTGCAGCTACTATGGAATTGGTGTTAGACACCATGAATAAGATGCAGTACACGCCAAATGGATTTGCTAGAAGTCTAGCTCTTAACCGTTCCAGTACCATAGCCCTTCTGATACCGAATATATTAAATCCTCTATACCCGCAGATCGCCAAGGGGGTAGAGGACGTTGCCCATCAAAAGGGGTATAATATATTATTATGTAACACAGAAGAAAACGGAGAAAAAGAGCGGGACTACTTGCATATGCTAATCGAAAAGAGGGTAGGCGGATTTATTCTAACAGCCAGCCAGTTAGAAAATAAGGATTTACAGAAAATAAAAAATCAGAATATACCCTTTGTAATGATTGGAAGAAACATGGAAGAAATAGATGAAAATATGGTATTTACGGATTATCATATAGGCGCCTATGAGATTACACAGCATTTAATCGATGTGGGATATCGGAATATAGCACATATAACGGGTTCATTAAATCAAATAGAAAATTTACAGAAAAAAAAGGGATACGAAACAGCCCTTCAAGAGGCCGGAATGGTCTTAAGATCTGAATATATAGTTGAAGGAAATAATGAAATCGAAGGGGGTTATTTAGGAGCAAAAAAATTGCTCCAATTAAAAAAAAGACCGCAAGCCATTTTTGCAGCCAATGATTTAATGGCCATTGGAGCAATCGATGCTATAAAAACAAGTGGATTGAATGTTCCTGGCGATGTTGCAATTGTTGGGTTTGATGATATTACCATGGCGTCTTTTATTGAGCCTAAATTAACCACAATATCTCAGCCCGTTTATAAAATGGGACTTATTGCAGCCCGTCTTTTGTTTGAAAGTATTGAAAATAGACAACAAGAGGATGGTTTTAAACAGAAAATATTTGTACAACCCAAGTTAATGGTTAGGAAATCCTGTGGTCATGAAGATCGTGTGCGGGAAATTTTCAATTAA
- the codA gene encoding cytosine deaminase has product MLIKNVYLENHREKTDLLIRDGKFEKIGPNITPLEGDEIIDCNGSMVLPQFIESHVHLDSALTAGDPRWNLSGTLFEGIACWSERKDKLTKKDVMDRAREAIRKQARNGIGHVRTHVDVTDPTLVAMEGLLELKDELKDEVNIQIVAFPQEGIMSYPNGTTLMENAAKMGADVLGAIPHFEFTREYGVESLNFTMKLAEKYGLLVDVHCDEIDDEQSRFVETLAARAYESGLGNRVTASHTTSMHSFNNAYVSKLFRLLRMSKMNFVSNPLVNTHLQGRFDTYPKRRGVTRVKELLEAGINVSFGHDDIFDPWYPLGDGNMIDVVHLGLHVCQMMGYEEIMNSYKLITHNAAKTLNLGDTYGIKEGNPASFIVLNADNFYNALNEKKEVLYNFTKGKLIAQTSPAKKETLF; this is encoded by the coding sequence ATGCTAATAAAAAATGTGTATTTAGAAAACCATCGTGAAAAAACAGATCTACTAATTAGAGATGGAAAATTCGAGAAAATCGGACCCAATATTACACCCTTAGAAGGAGATGAGATCATAGATTGCAATGGCTCTATGGTACTACCTCAATTCATAGAATCCCATGTTCATCTCGATTCTGCACTAACAGCTGGTGACCCAAGATGGAACTTATCAGGAACTTTATTCGAAGGGATCGCTTGCTGGTCCGAGCGAAAAGATAAGCTAACAAAGAAGGATGTAATGGATAGAGCAAGAGAAGCCATTAGAAAACAGGCAAGAAACGGAATCGGTCACGTCCGTACACATGTTGATGTAACAGATCCAACACTGGTTGCTATGGAAGGGCTATTGGAGCTAAAAGATGAATTGAAAGATGAAGTAAATATACAAATTGTAGCGTTTCCACAGGAAGGGATTATGAGTTATCCCAACGGAACAACTTTAATGGAAAATGCCGCAAAGATGGGTGCGGATGTTTTAGGAGCAATTCCTCATTTTGAATTTACCCGTGAATATGGGGTTGAAAGTCTGAACTTTACAATGAAGCTTGCTGAGAAATATGGTTTATTGGTAGATGTTCATTGTGATGAGATAGATGATGAGCAATCGCGATTTGTAGAAACTTTAGCAGCAAGAGCCTATGAGTCGGGTTTGGGCAATAGAGTTACTGCAAGCCACACGACATCCATGCACTCCTTTAACAATGCCTATGTATCTAAATTATTCAGGCTTTTACGGATGAGCAAAATGAACTTTGTATCAAACCCTTTGGTAAATACTCATCTTCAAGGTCGTTTTGATACTTATCCGAAGCGTAGAGGGGTAACTAGAGTTAAGGAATTACTGGAAGCTGGTATAAATGTGTCCTTTGGTCATGATGATATATTTGACCCGTGGTATCCTCTAGGCGATGGGAATATGATAGATGTAGTTCACTTAGGTCTTCATGTGTGTCAAATGATGGGATATGAAGAAATTATGAATTCATACAAACTCATAACCCATAATGCAGCAAAAACCTTAAATTTAGGGGACACCTATGGGATTAAAGAAGGAAATCCAGCTAGCTTCATAGTTCTCAATGCAGACAATTTCTATAATGCATTAAATGAGAAAAAAGAAGTGCTATATAATTTTACGAAAGGCAAGTTGATCGCTCAAACATCTCCAGCTAAAAAAGAAACTTTATTTTAG
- the codB gene encoding cytosine permease, whose translation MAKTTSKKVVDSEHSLSAVDQGSRQGFWAVIVVMLGFTFFSPSMTAGGNLGIGLNMTNFFVAMILGNAFLGAYTGVLAHIGQSTGLTLDLLARYSFGIKGSYLPSALISFTQIGWFGVGVAMFALPVGILLKINTTILIIITGVLMTATAYYGIKALAVLGSIAVPLIAALGMYSVNYGINEVNGFENVFAETPSAPITIAVALSIVIGSFISGGTSTPNFTRFSKTSKIAIWATVIAFFIGNSIMFVFGAVGGAVTGNADIFDILISQGLMLPAILVLGLNIWTTNNNALYTAGLGLANITKIQSKPMVLVGGAIGTGAALWLYNNFVAYLSLLGGMIPPVGIVVMIHYFMNKKQYTDENFKHVDVNVGAIIAVISGALAGIFVKWGVPPVNSLVVAALVYSIYEVKNNKSNREESTVC comes from the coding sequence ATGGCAAAAACCACAAGTAAAAAAGTAGTGGATAGTGAACATTCGCTATCAGCAGTAGATCAAGGTAGTAGACAAGGGTTCTGGGCTGTAATTGTAGTAATGCTTGGCTTTACTTTTTTCTCACCTAGTATGACAGCTGGAGGAAACTTGGGAATTGGACTTAATATGACGAACTTTTTTGTGGCGATGATTTTAGGAAATGCATTTTTAGGTGCGTATACAGGTGTTTTAGCACATATTGGACAATCAACAGGTCTCACCTTGGATCTATTAGCGAGATATTCCTTTGGCATCAAGGGATCATACCTACCATCTGCACTTATTAGCTTCACTCAAATTGGATGGTTCGGTGTTGGCGTTGCCATGTTTGCACTGCCCGTTGGAATTTTACTAAAGATCAATACGACGATATTAATAATCATAACAGGTGTTTTAATGACAGCTACGGCTTACTATGGAATTAAGGCTCTTGCCGTATTAGGTTCCATCGCGGTTCCTTTGATAGCAGCTTTAGGAATGTACTCTGTAAACTATGGCATAAATGAAGTAAATGGGTTTGAAAATGTTTTTGCAGAAACGCCCAGTGCGCCAATTACCATAGCTGTAGCCCTTTCTATAGTAATCGGTAGCTTTATTAGCGGTGGTACAAGTACACCCAATTTTACTCGTTTTTCAAAAACATCGAAGATTGCCATATGGGCAACAGTGATCGCTTTCTTTATAGGAAATAGTATTATGTTTGTATTCGGAGCCGTAGGTGGAGCTGTTACTGGAAATGCTGATATATTCGATATTTTAATTTCACAAGGACTGATGCTACCGGCTATATTAGTTTTAGGATTAAACATTTGGACAACAAATAACAATGCATTATATACCGCAGGTTTAGGATTGGCTAATATAACAAAGATTCAAAGCAAACCAATGGTTCTGGTAGGCGGGGCAATTGGAACGGGCGCAGCTCTTTGGCTGTATAATAACTTTGTAGCGTACTTAAGCTTATTGGGTGGGATGATACCACCAGTTGGCATCGTTGTAATGATTCATTACTTCATGAATAAAAAACAATATACCGATGAGAATTTTAAACATGTTGATGTAAATGTTGGAGCTATCATCGCTGTAATTTCTGGAGCTTTAGCAGGAATATTTGTAAAATGGGGCGTTCCTCCTGTGAACTCATTGGTTGTTGCCGCATTAGTTTATTCAATTTATGAAGTTAAAAACAATAAAAGCAATAGGGAGGAAAGTACGGTATGCTAA
- a CDS encoding Glu/Leu/Phe/Val family dehydrogenase, whose amino-acid sequence MAGHANPFETAQLQVKAACDKLGTEQAVYEILKNPMRVLEVSLPIKMDDGTVKTFVGYRSQHNDAIGPFKGGVRFHQGVNLDEVKALSTWMTFKCGVMGVPYGGGKGGITVDPTTLSQGELERLSRAYSRAIAPIIGEKVDIPAPDVGTNGQVMAWFVDEYQKTTGEFAPGVYTGKPVEFYGSLARTEATGYGVALAAREAAKKVGIDMKTAKVAIQGFGNVGSFTGKYVAQLGGTIVAVADHTGGIYNSKGFNPDELAEYVKKTRGVAGFPGAESTFPKEDIIGFDCDILLPCALENSITADNAHTVKAKVVCEGANGPTTIEADQILNEKGILVVPDIFANAGGVTVSYFEWVQNLQRYSWSFEEVQEKQEVLAVKAFNEIWALMEDHKVEMRTAAYMISIKRVADAMKLRGWY is encoded by the coding sequence ATGGCAGGACATGCAAATCCTTTTGAAACTGCGCAACTTCAAGTTAAGGCAGCTTGTGACAAACTAGGTACTGAGCAAGCGGTATACGAAATTCTTAAAAACCCAATGAGAGTATTAGAAGTATCTCTACCAATTAAAATGGATGATGGTACAGTTAAAACTTTCGTAGGTTACAGATCTCAACATAACGATGCAATTGGACCATTCAAAGGTGGCGTTAGATTCCATCAAGGAGTTAACCTAGATGAGGTTAAAGCCCTTTCTACTTGGATGACTTTCAAATGTGGTGTTATGGGTGTACCATACGGTGGAGGTAAAGGTGGAATCACAGTTGATCCTACTACTTTATCCCAAGGTGAGTTAGAGAGACTATCTAGAGCTTACTCAAGAGCGATTGCTCCAATCATTGGAGAAAAAGTAGATATCCCTGCTCCAGACGTTGGAACAAATGGACAAGTAATGGCATGGTTCGTTGATGAATACCAAAAAACAACTGGAGAATTTGCTCCAGGCGTATACACAGGTAAGCCAGTAGAATTCTACGGTTCTTTAGCTAGAACAGAAGCTACAGGATACGGTGTTGCTCTAGCAGCTAGAGAAGCAGCTAAAAAAGTAGGAATCGATATGAAAACTGCTAAAGTTGCAATCCAAGGTTTTGGAAACGTTGGTTCTTTCACTGGAAAATACGTAGCTCAATTAGGTGGAACAATCGTTGCAGTAGCTGACCACACTGGTGGAATCTACAACAGCAAAGGATTCAATCCAGATGAATTAGCTGAATACGTAAAGAAAACTAGAGGAGTTGCTGGATTCCCAGGAGCTGAAAGCACATTCCCTAAAGAAGACATCATCGGATTCGATTGTGATATTCTTCTACCTTGTGCATTAGAAAACTCTATTACTGCTGACAATGCACATACAGTAAAAGCTAAAGTTGTTTGTGAAGGTGCAAACGGACCTACAACAATCGAAGCAGACCAAATCTTAAATGAAAAAGGAATCTTAGTTGTTCCAGATATCTTCGCTAACGCTGGTGGTGTTACAGTTTCTTACTTTGAGTGGGTACAAAACCTACAAAGATATTCTTGGTCATTTGAAGAAGTTCAAGAGAAGCAAGAAGTGTTAGCTGTTAAGGCTTTCAATGAAATTTGGGCATTAATGGAAGACCACAAAGTAGAAATGAGAACAGCAGCATACATGATCTCTATTAAGAGAGTTGCAGATGCAATGAAACTTAGAGGATGGTACTAA
- a CDS encoding Asp23/Gls24 family envelope stress response protein, with amino-acid sequence MMEVYVLVGSSGTGKSFQSISLAKKKKIEYIIDDGLLIKGNRVLGGSSAKREKSVMGAIKRAIFVEDAHRKQVMKILEREKPSKILVLGTSSKMVESIVDTLGLGSIQEWIFIEDISTKDEIKTARRYRAKEGKHIIPVPTFEIKKDFSGYFLNPLRLLRSFGKEDVNDWEERSVVRPTFSYMGKYYISNSVIEDLVYYVANKIIGICKVNNIKIENTNSGLLIEMDTRIVYGNPIKPIVERLQEQIKIEIEGMTSFNIIAINVNVRNLVIV; translated from the coding sequence ATGATGGAAGTCTATGTGCTCGTAGGTTCTAGTGGAACTGGTAAAAGCTTTCAATCCATTTCATTAGCAAAGAAAAAAAAGATTGAATATATCATCGATGACGGACTTTTAATAAAAGGGAATCGGGTATTGGGCGGAAGTTCAGCTAAAAGAGAAAAATCTGTAATGGGTGCCATTAAAAGAGCTATTTTCGTAGAGGATGCCCATAGAAAGCAGGTTATGAAAATTTTGGAAAGGGAAAAGCCCAGTAAGATTTTGGTGTTGGGTACATCATCTAAAATGGTAGAATCCATCGTGGATACATTGGGGCTCGGAAGTATTCAAGAGTGGATCTTCATCGAGGATATTTCCACCAAGGATGAAATTAAAACAGCTCGAAGGTACCGGGCAAAGGAAGGGAAGCATATTATTCCTGTACCAACCTTTGAAATTAAGAAGGATTTCTCTGGGTATTTTCTCAATCCTTTGAGGCTCCTTAGAAGTTTTGGAAAAGAAGATGTGAACGATTGGGAGGAACGCTCTGTCGTAAGACCCACCTTTAGCTATATGGGAAAATACTATATATCCAATAGTGTTATTGAGGATTTAGTTTATTACGTAGCCAATAAGATCATCGGAATCTGTAAAGTTAATAATATTAAGATAGAAAATACCAACAGTGGACTTCTAATAGAAATGGATACGCGCATTGTATACGGCAATCCCATTAAACCGATTGTGGAGAGGCTTCAAGAGCAAATCAAGATAGAGATTGAGGGAATGACTTCCTTTAATATTATCGCCATCAACGTCAATGTGAGGAATTTAGTAATCGTTTAA